The sequence below is a genomic window from Bactrocera neohumeralis isolate Rockhampton chromosome 4, APGP_CSIRO_Bneo_wtdbg2-racon-allhic-juicebox.fasta_v2, whole genome shotgun sequence.
tagaatttaataagataataaaaaattagatcTTTTGAAACCAGTAAACCCATGTAAACCCTTAAGAAAAGAAAGACAACCTATCCCTCAACAGGATAATTAACACTCTTGTGCTTGGATtcttataaatgtatttttgagtACAGGTATAAATGAACTACTATTCTGAAATCAAGAAGTTGGAAGTTACGTTTGAAAAGTCGGATGTCTAGTTCTTCTTTAAGCCTTTCTTCTCAAGTTCTTATTAGCAGTTTCCTTTAGagctttctttaataaaaatttacattgaaattCATTCTCTTTCTTTATAACTTCTCAACAGATTATGTAAGAGAAAATATCGGCCCACAACGAAGCGCCTTGTAATCCCTCGAATGTCGCTGTTGGGCAAATCTATTACCTACACACGCGGTACACATCGACGTGATGCTCGCTACCGGATCATACAAGGtcgtatttataattttctggaGCGTCCACGCGGTTTATTCGCAATCTCCTATCACATAATGGTGTAAGTTGACGATTTTTTCTGCACAAATTCAATAATATGTTCACGACCCTTATCACTCGCGCCTATTTCGCAGATTTATTTTGATCTTCACCTGCTTAGCCTTAAGTATTTTCGCCACAATCAACGAATATGAAAAAGAGGCATCATTTTCCTTATATCGTCTGGAGGTGTTGGTGGTATTTTGGCTCACGATTGAATTTATTGTACGGTAAGTAGTTTACTCATCTGTGTAAAGGAGTGTCTGGAGCTGCGTTTAcgaattttctaattttctaaCAGGTTATGGGCGGCAGGCGTACGCTCACGTTATCAGGGTCTGCTGGGACGCTTCAAATTCATGACCGGCACATTTTGCATCATAGGTCGGTTTTAAGCTTTGGTTATACGAGTCTGctgttgttttagttttaaatatatttttcagaccTCATTACCATTGCCGCCTCACTGATTGCTTTGGCGCAGGGTGCACCACGTCGCGTGTTTGCCACCAGCACTTTGCGTGCGCTGAGGTTCTTTCAGATCTTGCGCATGTTGCGCATGGATCGACGTGGTGGTAGCTGGAAACTTTTGGGGAGCGTTGTCTACGCGCATAGACAGGTATACTAAGCTTTCAAAGCATAAAGCGAGATCTAAAGCTTTTGTaaactctttcttttttttccagGAACTACTCACATCAGTCTACATCGGTTTTCTCGGTCTCACTTTCTCTTCCTTCCTGGTTTACTTGGTTGAACGTGATGTTAATGAGCAGTTCAGCAATTTTGCGAAAGCTTTATGGTGGGGTGttgtaagtaatattatatatagcaGCACTGTACCGAAGTTTGAGCCAGCGTCTGTCAACTTTTCTTGCAGATAACAATGTGTACTATCGGATATGGCGACTCAGTGCCCATAACCTGGCAGGGTAAACTCATCGGTTCGATTGTTACTTTGTTGAGCTATTCGTTCTTTGCACTTCCGGCGGTGAGTTCCTGAAGGCCTTcgctttattttcttttactttgctttttattgttttgcattCTATAACATTATTTTTAGGGCATCTTGGGCAGCGGTTTTGCCTTGAAagtccaacaacaacagcgtcaAAAGCATATGATAAGTCGCTATCAGCCCGCGGCCACATTGATACAGTCCGCTTGGCGTTATTATGCAGCAGATGAGAATTCTACTGCCGTGGCCACATGGAAGATACACGAAATACCCATACAAATGCCAAGTCCCACGAGCTCGTGAGTGCAGTTTA
It includes:
- the LOC126754858 gene encoding potassium voltage-gated channel subfamily KQT member 4-like; this encodes MSLLGKSITYTRGTHRRDARYRIIQGRIYNFLERPRGLFAISYHIMVFILIFTCLALSIFATINEYEKEASFSLYRLEVLVVFWLTIEFIVRLWAAGVRSRYQGLLGRFKFMTGTFCIIDLITIAASLIALAQGAPRRVFATSTLRALRFFQILRMLRMDRRGGSWKLLGSVVYAHRQELLTSVYIGFLGLTFSSFLVYLVERDVNEQFSNFAKALWWGVITMCTIGYGDSVPITWQGKLIGSIVTLLSYSFFALPAGILGSGFALKVQQQQRQKHMISRYQPAATLIQSAWRYYAADENSTAVATWKIHEIPIQMPSPTSSFKVQSPLRRLPSRRRRSQTIHSPADIVHIESAKSGRYLSVFNDKSVESQDEEYTPKCNTLMKKHKIAIRFIRMLKFMVARRKFKEALKPYDVKDVLEQYAAGHADLLMRVKNIHARLDLILGGKRAPKIKDASKICLASRVVKMERQVTDIDDKLDLLIRQYMEDRRRKENDNEEQSNLAPALEAVNTETINKREKENITAAVKEAKSANRTSLPSIVYQPHLPANINYPPHRDLKLPLPQQRPDSAIIFIDDLGKVEEGDIFAEDDEYSDAMYASVEAYLGWT